In the genome of Hirundo rustica isolate bHirRus1 chromosome 16, bHirRus1.pri.v3, whole genome shotgun sequence, the window GAGACCAGGAAAAGGAGCATTACATCAAAACACACTTACTTCCCTCCATCAGAtgtttgtgctttgttttgcatttatCTGCTGTTTGAACTAAATTTCCCTTACTCCTCTCAGCTTCTTTTCTCAAGAGGTGCAGAAACCAGAAAATGTTTACATCAGTTAGCTTTCTTTTGATAGTTTTGCACTACCTCTGCCTATAAGGTTTTTTTATGGCCACATATATTGGAATTTCCATCTCCTCTGGCCAAATAAAATCCCTCATTATTAAAGAGTAAAAGCAAACCACTTACCCATGCTCTGTAGTGCACTGTGGTCAGTCTAATGCTTAGAAATAAATACTGCTCTCTTCTTCACTGAGATCTCATCAACACCCTTTGAGTAAATTCATAAATACCTTTTAAGTTCTCCAAAGATAACCAAGTGTTTTGTGAAGAAACACATCTTCGAATATCAACAGCAGTGTAaatggtgaaagaaaaaaaaattaattttaaattttacatcCTCTATTTCCATCTCCcaaaaatgagaagtaaaaaaatcagTCTGGCCTTATGAGCATGATGTGTTATGGAAGAGAAGTAATGTCGaatttctgtctgtctgtttCTGCCCTCCTATCTCAGCGCAGGTTTAACTTCATAGTTTTCTCTACAAGCTCAAGTCACTCCCAGTGACAAATACAATCTCCATAAAGATTTAATTATTCAGTACTATGACTTTTGGTGTGACTACCTGCAAACAAATGAGTTTTTCCCCCTCATGATGTATATTCGCAGCTTCAGAGCAGTGCAATGTGCCGCCATCACCAACCAGCAATTGAACcagagaaataatttcactttttaatcAGCATttggtgctgccagctccatTTGGCTTAAAAGTGGAAGGCAGCAGCATTACTGTCGCACCCAAACTCCAGAAACATCAAGCAAAGCAACTCATTTAAGGAGTGAGTTTAAGCACCAATTCCAAAAGCACACAGGAACATTCCTTTGGAACTATTACTTGGACTAAATAAAGAATAAGCAAGACTTGTGACATGCAGTTATTCTTCAAGAGACACTGAAGaatgtttcttccccctcacAGTGAAATGTGAACTCTGTGAAACACAAAAGTGAGTCATCCCCTGGAATCGCAGTGGCAGGGGATTGAAAATCAGGAccagcaggcagcactgcagttACCCGAGCACCCAACGTGCTTGTGATGAACAGGATGATTTTACCCACTGTTAAATCTTCTCCCACCTCTCTGATAGGGCTGTGCAACACTGCAGTGTCACTAACAAATCTCTTCTTACTGAAGCTGTTTGCTGTTGCCCACAAAGCCAGACAGCTGAAACACATCATCACTTTAATAAGTCAAACCAGTTTCAGCTGAagcttcccattttttttttctttttagaaaacgTTTACAGAAATCTATCAGTGTATCACAGCAAAGAGTGTTtagatctgaaagaaaaaaaaccaaaagtacCTAAGTTTTATGTAACTAACTTTTCTCTTGAGATGCAGCAGGTTTTTGGCTCTAGAATCATCAGTGGAAGTGTTCTGATGTAACAACCGAAACTAACAGCAGGTGCTTTTATTGGATGGCAACACatttataaaatgcaaaattgcTTCAataaatcagttaaaaaaatatatcaaagcAAATTACTATTTAGAGCTGGGAAACATAGCTAAGTGCTGGGAAATAAACTGGTCAGAGTGTTAGTGGATTTGGGAAGTTCTTCTCTTACGCTGGTGACAcaaggctgtgctgctgcctcctcaagGACACAGCTCAACTTCCAGTCCTCTCCTCAGCTTCTCCACCATCGCAGAGAAAGGGAAGCACAAGTGACTGCACATGAATGCAGGTCCTCTGAGGAATGGGAATAGTCCTGTGAAACCCTTCAGGTGTGCTGGGAGCAAGCATCTGAGTTACCCAATCAAACCACTTCTCAAATTAGATTTAATTGTGGAGTCAGCATAAAGGGTGATTGGAACAGAGGAAGACAACTgaatgcagggaaaaaatgaaaatgacatCGAGCTTGCTAAATATGTATTGTTTATTAAGGCTTGTATTCTCCTAGAGGAAAAAGTTAATCTGATGCTGTCCATTACTCCTTACAGGCAGTAACAGTCCAGAGACAGAGTTATACGTTCTAAATACAAGTCTAAATGATACAGattaaactttatttaaatCGGAGGTCCTTTTGGAGTAAATAGTATTCAGAAGATACTTGCTTTCTAATATAGTAAAAGATCCTCTACAATAAACACGTGCAGATTCAGTGTGCTAGAGCAGCGGACATGAGCACCATTTCCATGCTTAACTGGAACTCCAGTTGGTGACAGGTTCTCCGACGGTCCCCTCACTCCACAAAAACATGACAGCAAATTCAATTTcttaaaacaggtttttttactcatccaacagaaaaaaaaaaaattagacgTACACACTGTCAATTTTAAACATCTGAGGCATAATCCATCATATTATCCGTACTATTAGTTCCTACGTTAAAGCTCAGCATTATCGGTATAAAAACTTTAAATGGCATTAGGATTGGGGGGGTGGCTTGGGAGAGAGTAATGaaggaaaggattaaaaatgATCTGCAATTAACTAATAACACCTGAAAGCTGAAACAGGTTTAAACACATTGTTTAAAAACCCCTGCAATGTCGATAGCATCacattattatttaattaagcTACAAAAACCGTAAAGCAGAATTATGGCTGAGAGAAAGCGTCTCGCTCACCCTCGGCAGGATATGGAATAACAGATGCACACTGAAGCACTGGTTAACAGAATgtgaaagggaaatattttccagagaaaCAATTCCACTGACAATTTGATTTTCTACTAGACAGAAAAAACCAACATGGCGCATCAGCAGTTTTAAAAGAGTAATTGTACAGATAAATaaagaggcagagcagctgcacaaaGTGATCAGAAatttagttggtttttttttttttttcattttaaaattctgaagtgCAGTATCTTAGgaggttggttggtttgttttttaaatgacaaaaaaagtcAATGCATGGTTTCTTACTTCTGCCATGAAGAAAAAGGGATTGGGAGGAGGATAAAGGAAGATTTATCATGTATTCTCCATAATCTCTATATCTGGCTAGGAACATAATTCGTGCCAAAATAAAGTCTTTGGGAAGCACTGACACTTTAGTATGCTCATGTATAGGTCCACATTAGGTTAATATAACTGTTTaccaacttaaaaaaataaaaacagacacACCTTTATTAATGATTTCTACAGAATTTTACAtagaaaaaaagatacaaattAATGCAGATCCACTTGGGCAAAAATAAACTACAATGTACTTAAAGATGCAACAACTTAATTTCCCCTGCACGAGAAGATATAGTGGAGCTGAAAGCTTTAGTTTGTCCTGATGCCAGGATACAGCACCAGTTAtacttaattttgtttctcataGTCGAATTTAATATCAGTTCTAGTATATATATCAAACTGTATATGTTTATTCTTATTGTTTGTTTCGATTCTGACGTtcctgcaaagagaaaaaagttaaGATTTTAGTCAAAGGAACAAGCAAAGAGTTTTCAGCAGTTTAACAGTAACGCTAATGTGATCCCAGATAATTATACACTTAAAACAACGCTGctacattttataaatatattgttCATACCCAACCCAAGGACTCGATAACAATGTTTTTAAGTGCAGCCTCAAGTGGAACATCTGGATGAATACCTGCAGTCACTTCAAACCAAGGTCACACAGAGAGAAAGGTATGAAATATCAACAGTCCTAAGGAGAAACAAGATCTGCAATATTCTACTTTCTGGATTATTTTAGCTACTGCAGTAGTAGCACAACCAATACATGAGCAGAAAGCAGATGGCAGATTAGTGAACTCCACAGAACTGGTCTAATTTTGAAGCACTCAAATGACTTTGGAGTTTAGTCACATTCAGTTAAAGAAGGGATTTGAGCTGTCAAGAAATTCTGTCTCTAATTCTTCTTATTGGTTCAACTACGCTGGGAAGCACTGGGAAATACTTGGGGGTAAGAGATAGAAACAATATTAGGTAGAAGAAAAGTTTTGTTCCTCTACATAGTCTGATaaaacccagcccagctggaCTGAACAACCCAAGCGTGTCCCAAagtgctccagcacagcagctgggagggtCTTGGAGCCTTTTTCCAAAGTTTCTGCTAATCACAAATACTGAAGGCAGCTAAAGGTCACCTAAGGgacacaggctgcaggtgagcCCCCCACCAGTGACCCtgtgctctcccagcagcacagggcaccCACAGACCcctgagcagtgcccagcacagcagggcaccTCTTCACTCAGCGTTTCAGGAGCCCCAAAGTGCAGAACATgcaaggacagcaggacagaacCAGGCTGCTGTGTGCTAGTCCTGCGCATCCTCCAGCTAAGGCACCACTGCACGCTGAACAGAAAGGGCTCAGCCCTCCCCGTTTTTGCTGCTTGCTGTGCTGAACTGGCTTGGAAAGACTCGACTCTGTACTTAAATGCATCAATATGGCACCAAAATCCTATTCCAAAGGAAATTGTGAACTAGCCCAAGCACCACCAACAGTCAGCTCCTGAACTAACACccacagattttgttttgtgtatAAATTCTGTATAAAGTTCATCTCAGAATTGTTTCTGTTGTGATGTAAAACTTACTTGCAAATATATCAACCATTGTAAATGTAACAGACTGCATTTGCTGCTTCAGCTGGTCACGgcataaaaatcagaaaagatttttaagaACTGAATATACTGATTTCCTTCAGACAAAATATTAGTATTTCaattttcataataaaattaGGTCAACAAAGTCCAGAATGAATTATTAATCTATAATTTAAGGCAGAAGTAAGAGCCAAGTTCTTTTACCAAATCAACAAAACAAGCTGTGTAAAATGGTAGAATTTATTATAACAATCTATATTCCTCCTGTCTTTTAACTCTTGACTGTGATGAATTATCTACAAAAGCCATTTCTTAATGGCAGAATGTCAGAACATTACATGTTGTTCTTAATAAAAAGAGCTTATGTCTGCCTGACATTTCAAACAAAAGGTGGTTACAAAGTATCTAGAACTGAATCATATCAGCTCCATTTTCAGGCTTCAGTAATTGTTTCATCCTATTTCCTAATTCCATTTCCAAGGTGGCACATCCCCTTTAAGGCCCTACCACGTTCATGAGCCCAATTCTTTCCCACTGCCACCTCATGTAacttatttttagttttctgtgCAGTCATCCACTGACCTCCCTAATTCCACTTTCTTCAACAATGGAAGCTTTCCATTCTCATGGACTAGCCCCACATAAAAAGAGGCAGGCTAGCACCTGAGACCTCGACCTGAAGTGCTCATGGCATTCAGAAACTCAGCTCAAACTCTGTAATTCAGTAAAAAATGCTCTTTAGTGAGCAAGTTCCCAAGCAGTTCCTCCTACcttgctttttgctttctctcttggGGGCTAATCTGAGTCTTCCTCTTTACAAATGTCTGAAACCACATAAACTGAAGAAACGATTCTTCGTGCTCTCGAGCATGGCTGCTTTTTAGAAGCTCTAACTCTGAAATTCTCTTCCTTACTGCTACTTAGTACTACTGCAAGCAAGAACAAACAGTTTTGTAAGCAGCTAACAAAGCTGTGCTCATTTTGGTTCTGAAAATCCGGAGCCTTCGGTTTCTCTCCTCCGGTGGAATACTCTTGATATCTCTCACAGGAGAGCTCCAGCTGCACACTTCTCCTTCAGGACACTAATCTGTATGGTCTTCAGACACAGGGAAAGTAGGTTTCCACAAAACTCGCAGAGATTTCCATCTTGGAGACACTCATCCCTGTCaaacttctttcctcttcaccTCAGGCTAAAGTAGCTTCAACTTTCCTACTAAACTTGGTTAAAGTCAGTGGGATCAAAGCATTCATCTACAGACAtctacagaaaaatatgtatgttttctttatctcaggAACACAGTAAtaatcttaaaatatattttttaactaGAGCTTTGGAGGAAGGACATATTCCATCCTTTTAAGTTCTGTGATTATGTTCACAGCAAGCTCATCACTGAGAGGAATCTCACAGTGCTAGGAGAAAATGAGCATTTCCAGGTGCCAACACGCACCAGCCAACGCTTTTCAGGATTTAATCACCTAAAGCAGAACTGGTAATCCTGGTGATTCGGGAGCTTTCTGAGACTGTGCAGCTCTGCCAACACAACACCAAGGTGCAGAGCTGAGTGCCTTGCCCAGATCAGAGGTGAGAGCACAGCAGCCCAGTACAGGAACCGGGACCATCTGCTTTGGTGCAGATCTGGGAGCACGAGCTGCTGACAGCTCATCTGTCACCTGTAAAGTACTGAGATCTGCAACAAGTTTGTCTTTACAAGCTTTTAAGCTTAGGAAAACAACTTTGTTAAGGCTCTGATGGCATGCTTTTAGGGAATATTAGTACCTAATGCCACATTAtactctattttcttttttagaagaAGCTCTCTCACATGTCACAactttttttacagttttcagAGCATGAGCTTTGATGACAGAAGTAGCTCTTTAtgggcactgcagcagctctggaacagCTGAAAAAGGCTGTGAGGGTCAGGTGAGAATTCACGCATTCAttgttttgttatttcattCCAGACCCCAATACCCTCCTATTACTCCCCTCCCAGGTTCTGGGTCACCGGACGGGGTTTAAGTATTTCCATGTGGCAATTCAAAAGCTGGACTTATATCCCAGCATGACCAAATCCCCTCTCAGTTCTGGAGGGATACGTTCTTTCAGCCACGCTGCAAAGAGATGAATCTTTGGCACTTGAAAGAATTTCATCCAGCATTACACGTGCCAAAGCCTCACCGGATGATTTGGCACTGACACTGAAGCTCCTACATCAGTTCAACTCAGCAGCATGAGCTGGAGCtggctctgcacacagcagccatgGAAATGCTGGTTAGCAACAAACTGGAGCCATCTAAAGAGCTGAAATGCCAGTGGCTTGCCCTGCACAGAGTAATTATTATTCTCTACTAAATATttgcaatataaataaaattgtatAATTTAAGCTCTCTATGTACAGCTTTTTAAGGATCGTGTCCCTTTGTAATCACAACAGCAGCGAAATGGAAGCACAAAATTTCAACGATTTTACAGCTAAACAAGAATATAATGAGTTAAACCCAGCAATCTGAAAACCAATTAAGATGGCATGAATATATACAAACAACTACCTGAAAATGTCAATTAGGTCGTAAGATACTTTAACTGGCAATAAGATTCTTCAAAAATTACTGTCCTAGgaagattaatttatttaacaGGAAAGTTTGTACTTCATCAGCACAAACTTCTTAACAAAAAGAACTTCAGGTGTGTATAAATCctgtaaaaaaccaaactctcTAGTAATCAGCTGGACTTCCATTTTGTcaatgaaggggaaaaatagTGACTTTCCAAACAAGTTTTAGGGTGCAACGTAACAAGCAGCaccttatttttcattccttcattGCTGCTCTGCTTTAGCTCTCTAGCACTATTATCTTCCTCAGTGTACTTTGGTGTCCCATTTTCTATTCAGAGGAATCtaagaaatataaattagaCTTCATAGTTTATTTTGTGAATGTGTGATACAAGCCACAGCCTCTGCTTTAAATGAcgaaagaaaatacattattttgaaaaactgaTCCTGCTATAAATAAAGCAGACCTGGATAAGAATATTTTTGAGCAGATAGTGGGGATTAGTTGTGTTTATTAAACCAACCCAAAATGAGATCAGCTCAATAGTCAAACACCAGCCCTCTGAGATGCTACAAAGCACAGGAATTCTGGTGTTGGTGATCCATTGGGATCTTGCCCAGGGCAGGAGTTATCCGTGCAAGAGTAGATCTTATCACTTTCCCTGTGCCCTCACTTCTGAAACAccctcagctgtcccctccagccttggcagcagagcacagggagacagaATCAAAAACCCAGATCAATCACAACCCGCTACACCACAAACACTGGACACGGAACCCACGCTGCCTCAGTTCGTCTAGACTCCCTCCTACATAAGGGAACACCTCTCCAAGATAGCGGCTGCATTAAATGTTGAATTATTAATTATCTACTGAAGGAAGGAAGTGTTCAAGTTTAGGTTTTACCTTGTGGAACCCCACAGGGAATACGCAAGAAAATCTTGCAATTTTAAGCTGttcttccctgctgtgctgaggtcAGCTATGCACATCTATCATGGCCAGGAAAAGTTCAGCcacaaaattttaaagactCTGAACTCCTTTCCTCACATAATTTAAAGGCACAATCTATGAGGACAGGTTGAAGCAGTTTTATCTGCATTTTTACAtggcaattttaaaatttaagctGCAGGAACATGCATTAAgtctttgctttaaaaacatcttaaaaACAAGTGTGAGCTATCCTAAACTAAACCAGCCTGTCAAACAAATTCTGTATTTGCAACGCTATACAAAAAAAGGTCTAGGAAACACTATCAACCCCAAGAAAATTCTGAGTATTACTTGTAGTAGCAACTACACCTCCTGACTCCAATTATTTTGTCAGGTCACTACTTCTAGACTGCCTAATTAGAGAAAGGCATTCTTGAAACTGAGGTcgtgggatggggagggacagAGATCCCTTGTGATACACTTAGAGCCCTGAAAGTGTATGGAAAGTTTTACTACACTCTCCCAGTTACTGCCCAGACTTCTCTCACTACATCTTCACTCAAAACTTCAAGAATTAGTAGACAGATTAAACCTGGGAACTGAAAACCTTTATTTATCCAAATAATACATGTGACTTCAGCAGCATAAATGCACTCTTTCTAGCACTATTCCAGCAATATTATGcaactctttcttttccagagagATAAACTGAATAAACAAAATCAGGTTTCTTATTCTTAAAGGTGATGTACAAATTTCAAATACCAATACAGGTATCAATTTTGATAGCCCAGTTGCAGTCAAACAGTGTTAAAACACCTCGTATTTAAGGCAAAAAAACTTAAGTGACAATCACTGGCAGAACCCAATTCTGAAACACAAACTATTTTCTATTAACcatttaagataaaaaaataaatcaaactcCAATAAACTGGACATAAAGTCCTTTACCCGTATTACTGCTTAGCTTTCTGCTTTGAAGCTCATTGACTTGTGAAACTTTCACAGAGAAATAAGCATCAGTTCCGTGTTGTTAAACACACAAGAAACCATCAAGTTGAGACGTactaaaaacattttgaattcCTACTTACATTTTTCCACCAAAGAAGCcttcacatttcattttcccCATATCTgtgtataaaataaattttttaataagtttaCCTTCCGtaccacctcctcctcttcctggcGCTTTTCATAATGAGAAAAGTCATCAAAGATGGAGGTCGTGTGCTTGTAAGTAGCAATAATTTTAAGcacttgttttgctttttctaagGGCACCTCCTGTGTATCACGGGAGTTTGTAACGGGTTTGTTGTCATTGTTCTCCAGCCTGATGTGTCTCAGTTGGTTGTTGGGCACATCCTTCACAAAGATCCACTTGACATCAAATTTCCCCTTCCACTTGTCCTGAGACCAGACACCTGCACTGGTGCCATAGTCCACAGGTGATTTCATCTCTGCTACTCCACAGAAGTGTCCACTGCCATTGACACTGAACAGCAAGTACACCGGGCCCTTGCTGTTCATGGAGCGAAAAGCGCTGTCCAGGCGTTTGTTGCCGTGTTCCGTACTACACCAAATAGAATATTTAATGGAACGATGAATATCATCCTCAGAATAGCTCTTTATTATGAACACACGTCCATTTTTAAGGTTCCATTCGAAATCTTTAGGGTTGTAGCTGTGAGcagctttcagtttttcaagGACGGGATGGGACTCGCCGCTCGGAACAGGGTTGGGCTGGGTGCTGCCAGCTGAGTTGGTGTCATTCCCAGTTCCTCCACTTTGGCCaaaagctgcatttctgttGCGAGGAGCTACCCAGCGGTTTTGGGGTGGCTGCTGAGGGGTCTGATACTGTGGCTGAGTCAAtggaggaggctgagctggaacaggcTGAACAATTGGTTGCTGTGGCTGTGGAACAGACTGAGGAGAAGGAATCTGTTGGGGGGCAGGAACTTTAGCCACAGGACCCTTATTGTCCCAAGTACCTATGTCCATATTATGCTTTATAGGGGGAGGAGGCAACGCTCCTCCGATTACAGGtccagtttttgttttcattttaggcTGTGGTTTTGCAGGCTTGCTGGCAATAGCAGCCCAAGAGGTTGGTTTAGATACTGGCAAGTTTACATTAGATCCACCATTCCCAGAGAGGGCACCTGTCATCCCGGCACTGTTAACAACAGAACCTACTGTTTTTACTGCAGAGGTTGTAACATCTCCACCAATCTTAAGTCCAACCATTCCCTGCTCAATACTGTTCATTCCGGGAGCTTTATTTAACGTATCATTATGAAATCCTGTTTGTCCATCAACAATGGTACCCCCCAGAGAACTGGGAGGGTAGCTGTAACTGCTCCCATATGCTGAGCTTTGTGTCTGCTGTCCTTGGGATCCACTTGTTCCCCAAGCTGAGAAGGCAggattttcagggaaaaagtTAAACCGGTGTTGATAGATATTATTTCCCAGACCCCCAGGCTGTCCAAAAACGGCATCGTGCATAAAATGATGATCCCCGTTACTGAGCTGTCCATAGGTGGTGAGATAAGGGATAGGAGGATCTCCTCCTGTAGACCATGGTGCTTCACTGAGAGAATAGGGAAACCCAATAGATGGTGGATAATAACTGGACAGATAAGGATCAGTCATTGATGGATAGCTACTGTTctgttaaagagaaaaaacagtcACCAGATAAATAAACCCTTCATTTATAAATAGCCACAAcaccaaacagaaaagaacacCAGAGACAAGATAATGTAATTTGCTAATGACAGATCTTAGTTCACACTCCAAGAAGGATTCAGGGCTAAAATGAAGTATTTGGGCATTTATAATACCCCCGGACTAGGGGCTCACATTGGAGTCGGTAGCTCAGATTTTGAAACCATGTAATCTTACTTACACTACTAAGGTTATTTAGTAGCCAACACTCCAAATTATCACAAGAAACATTAACTATAGTTTGTAGCTACAGAACTAAGGAGATGTAGCATTTCTAGACTGGTACATTAGACTAAATTACCTGAATATGACAATACATCTAACATATTGTTATGGTCCTCATTATGGAGTTGTTCTGAGGGGCCCACAGTCTCCACCAGAAAACCCACACCTCCAGCAGGAGAACACAGGCTGCTTCTGACACACATGCCAAGCGTGCCACAGGTAAGAGATACAAACTGACATTACAGGGCCTGGTGCACCAGAGATAAATCCAGGCCCAGATGACACAGGCCATCCAAACTCTTGGAGACAAAGCTCCTTTCCAGCCTTTTGCCCAAGTCTTTTCCTCCCTCAGTAATAAAGTTACAGCTGTGCAGGAGTGTCCCTGACTGTCCTTCCAAACAGGACATCTCTCCCACTCGTGAAATAAGAGACCAAACACTTACAAACCAGCAGATCCCCTCTGAAATTTCCTCCCCTTCAACTGTTTTATTAGACCAAGCTGAGAAGCTTTTCCTCTAACACCTTGCTGGCACCTGATTTTGAAACATTCCATATGATTCTTATATTCAGCAATGCAAAAGAACAAAGCCAGGATGTTCTAAAGTGGGTTTTACTCCTCTTCAAATCAACTTGAAGCACATACATTGGAGACCTTCCAAGGTGACACTCCAACCGTAATTACTAGAGAGGGGGTGGGAAGGTCAACATCTCCTGTTAATGAGTCAAACAGTAGCTCGCCTTTCCTTACTCATAAAGGCTATTTTAAGAAGAGGAACTCTCCTTTCAAACTGCTAGATTTcaaacttgaaaagaaaaatgtatctgCAAAATTAGGAAATCTGCACCAGAACTTTAGCCGTCTTTCCAAAAATCTGattatttctcagctttttcaaaaaaacctccttGCTGAAGATAAGCCTAACATCCAACTGACACAATCATTTTCACTGCTCATTTTTCAATGACCTTTTTTCCATGACACCCCAAAGCCAGAGTAATTCAATATCCTTATGTTTCATATACAGAATTACACCACAATATGCCTGCAAGACTTCCATACAGTACTGCAAACACTTCAGAGACTGAAACAGCCTAAATCCAATGTTATTGattcaaaagaaattatctCTGCCACTGTTCAAACTTCCTTTATTTACACACAAATTCTATCACTAACAGGAGGTACAGAAATCACCTTCCTATGAGATAACCCTCTAACAGTTTTCTGAGCCTCCCAAGCTAAAGTAATCAATAtttagcataatttttttttttctgaaagacttAGACACTGCTGAGTGTTACATTTTGAAGtattaatttaagaaaaaatgaaaaccaaatgcAGATGAAGGGGAGGAGATATAAGTAGTTCTCTGAGATACTTATGCTCATATATTCTACAAATTTAGAATTTAAGACCAAAGGGACTAAGCTTAGGGAAAAGCAAGCGGTTTGTCTCAGAAATATTTAGGCTAAAGGATTTTAGACAATTCCTGCAGCTGTCATCTCTTCACACAGCCTGTAAAGTCTCCACAAGGATTCTAACAAGATTAAAGGAAAGTTTCAGCAGGCATCCTTACCAAACATTCCATCTATTTTGACTGGCTTTATGCCAGAGTATGTAAAAGAAACCCTGACAGAAGTTCTTCCCTGCAACTGCAGaacatttatttcaataaaCTTATCCTTGACCTTTCTGCACCcttctgtatcttttttttttttttattaaaaacctccaaacaaaaccaactcaACCATT includes:
- the YTHDF1 gene encoding YTH domain-containing family protein 1 isoform X2; the encoded protein is MSATSVDPQRPKGQDNKVQNGSLHQKDTVHDNDFEPYLSGQSNQNSSYPSMTDPYLSSYYPPSIGFPYSLSEAPWSTGGDPPIPYLTTYGQLSNGDHHFMHDAVFGQPGGLGNNIYQHRFNFFPENPAFSAWGTSGSQGQQTQSSAYGSSYSYPPSSLGGTIVDGQTGFHNDTLNKAPGMNSIEQGMVGLKIGGDVTTSAVKTVGSVVNSAGMTGALSGNGGSNVNLPVSKPTSWAAIASKPAKPQPKMKTKTGPVIGGALPPPPIKHNMDIGTWDNKGPVAKVPAPQQIPSPQSVPQPQQPIVQPVPAQPPPLTQPQYQTPQQPPQNRWVAPRNRNAAFGQSGGTGNDTNSAGSTQPNPVPSGESHPVLEKLKAAHSYNPKDFEWNLKNGRVFIIKSYSEDDIHRSIKYSIWCSTEHGNKRLDSAFRSMNSKGPVYLLFSVNGSGHFCGVAEMKSPVDYGTSAGVWSQDKWKGKFDVKWIFVKDVPNNQLRHIRLENNDNKPVTNSRDTQEVPLEKAKQVLKIIATYKHTTSIFDDFSHYEKRQEEEEVVRKERQNRNKQ
- the YTHDF1 gene encoding YTH domain-containing family protein 1 isoform X1, coding for MSATSVDPQRPKGQDNKVQNGSLHQKDTVHDNDFEPYLSGQSNQNSSYPSMTDPYLSSYYPPSIGFPYSLSEAPWSTGGDPPIPYLTTYGQLSNGDHHFMHDAVFGQPGGLGNNIYQHRFNFFPENPAFSAWGTSGSQGQQTQSSAYGSSYSYPPSSLGGTIVDGQTGFHNDTLNKAPGMNSIEQGMVGLKIGGDVTTSAVKTVGSVVNSAGMTGALSGNGGSNVNLPVSKPTSWAAIASKPAKPQPKMKTKTGPVIGGALPPPPIKHNMDIGTWDNKGPVAKVPAPQQIPSPQSVPQPQQPIVQPVPAQPPPLTQPQYQTPQQPPQNRWVAPRNRNAAFGQSGGTGNDTNSAGSTQPNPVPSGESHPVLEKLKAAHSYNPKDFEWNLKNGRVFIIKSYSEDDIHRSIKYSIWCSTEHGNKRLDSAFRSMNSKGPVYLLFSVNGSGHFCGVAEMKSPVDYGTSAGVWSQDKWKGKFDVKWIFVKDVPNNQLRHIRLENNDNKPVTNSRDTQEVPLEKAKQVLKIIATYKHTTSIFDDFSHYEKRQEEEEVVRKVNLLKNLFYTQIWGK